A region from the Plutella xylostella chromosome 6, ilPluXylo3.1, whole genome shotgun sequence genome encodes:
- the LOC105387858 gene encoding uncharacterized protein LOC105387858, with the protein MHDKINRLPEVWKTCNKIRAAAFRVGLNLWDWYRPLDPDGNNIISESKFVSILAGPLRSVTGLSDAEIAQLADYFRTQDGRVLYHQLCSVIHGEDRATNAQASSNCLLEACPPPPPPACRSLDRWQRRRVCCLLATIGGRDVPLQPYFQDYELVAKNDGRITFAHFARILNHVGLLLAPDDFNLLVRRFIVDSYTLDYVEFLKEIEAVKKMGIAGLGPEYLHPHAVLDTTPEKLARPEIDAGLPTTALGPNDVFHPILKPKPPTRQLVEIMLRVQEFVKQRRIRISEFLREHDPLNSGRMAPENFRRALDTCGLHQVLTPDEVLCIMKHYMDPNDSRRVCWRTFEDDCDQVFTTKELEKHPDFVPGGVSELVAALPPAGSAEARGDVSEDSLDLCQAAMLRVRAACKERSIDLRPAFRDHDEHNNGHVSRAHVRRVLARLGVLPTAAQVRALEYRYLDDCGFSYLRLLEDLEERPVESAVLAGPSAVVRQSSKSRGPSPLETDIVQILAKIKGKMVREGVRPMEFLRQFDPHNELVVPRADFYRGLASAGVSLTPVEMDTLMEVFAAPARRRFIDYVRFCDTVGEALTQGGLERAPLLTPVPHIPTIDTPLNFLNFEERHIVSGAMAKLAKFPDQLSNIMEVFKDIDKQQCGSLPRVSLDRALGQRGLLPLLSARERELVYKCFGYRKGCGDEVNYRALSKALDILFATSSAPC; encoded by the exons ATCAATCGTCTCCCGGAAGTATGGAAAACGTGTAATAAGATCCGTGCAGCTGCGTTCCGCGTTGGACTCAACTTATGGGACTGGTACCGCCCTCTGGACCCCGATGGCAACAACATTATATCAG AGTCGAAGTTCGTATCGATCCTGGCGGGGCCGCTACGCTCGGTGACCGGGCTGAGTGACGCGGAGATTGCGCAGCTGGCCGACTACTTCCGAACCCAGGATGGACGCGTGCTGTACCACCAGCTGTGCTCCGTTATACATGGGGAAG ACCGCGCCACCAACGCGCAGGCCTCATCCAACTGTCTGCTGGAGGcgtgcccgccgccgccgccgcccgcgtgCCGCTCGCTGGACCGCTGGCAGCGCCGCCGCGTGTGCTGCCTGCTCGCCACCATCGGGGGCAGGGACGTGCCGCTGCAGCCCTACTTCCAGGACTATGAGCTG GTAGCCAAGAACGACGGTCGCATCACATTCGCGCACTTCGCCCGCATCCTCAACCACGTGGGGCTGCTGCTCGCGCCGGACGACTTCAACCTGCTGGTGCGCCGGTTCATCGTGGACTCCTACACGCTGGATTATGTCGAGTTCCTGAAGGAAATCGAGGCGGTGAAGAAGATGGGCATCGCTGGACTTGGGCCT GAGTACCTCCACCCTCATGCAGTGCTAGACACGACTCCGGAAAAGCTGGCTCGTCCAGAAATAGACGCTGGTCTGCCGACCACGGCACTGGGACCCAATGACGTGTTCCATCCGATACTGAAGCCGAAACCGCCTACCAGACAACTGGTGGAGATTATGCTCAGGGTTCAGGAGTTTGTCAAGCAGAGGAGGATACGGATTTCAGAGTTTTTACGG GAGCACGACCCTCTGAACAGCGGTCGCATGGCTCCGGAGAACTTCCGTCGCGCCCTGGACACGTGCGGGCTGCACCAGGTTCTTACTCCAGACGAGGTGCTCTGCATCATGAAGCACTACATGGACCCTAATGACAGCAGGCGAGTCTGCTGGCGCACGTTCGAGGACGACTGCGATCAGG TATTCACGACAAAAGAGCTCGAGAAGCACCCAGACTTCGTTCCCGGCGGTGTCAGCGAGCTGGTGGCCGCTTTGCCGCCGGCGGGGTCGGCGGAGGCGCGCGGGGACGTGTCTGAAGACAGCCTGGACCTGTGCCAGGCCGCCATGCTGAGGGTCCGGGCTGCTTGCAAGGAGCGGTCAATTGATCTCAGGCCCGCGTTCCGGGATCATGATGA ACACAACAACGGGCACGTGTCGCGCGCGCACGTGCGGCGCGTGCTGGCTCGGCTGGGCGTGCTGCCCACGGCGGCGCAAGTGAGGGCTCTGGAGTACCGCTACCTAGACGACTGTGGGTTCAGCTATCTGCGGTTGTTGGAGGAT CTGGAAGAGCGTCCGGTGGAGAGCGCGGTGCTGGCGGGCCCCTCGGCGGTGGTGCGGCAGTCCAGCAAGTCACGTGGACCGAGTCCTCTGGAGACGGATATTGTGCAGATACTGGCCAAGATCAAGGGCAAG ATGGTGCGTGAAGGCGTTCGCCCCATGGAGTTCCTGCGTCAGTTCGACCCTCACAATGAGCTTGTGGTGCCCCGAGCTGACTTCTACCGCGGCCTGGCCAGCGCCGGCGTCTCGCTCACCCCCGTGGAGATGGACACGCTCATGGAAGT CTTCGCGGCCCCAGCGCGCCGTCGGTTCATAGACTACGTGCGTTTCTGCGACACAGTGGGCGAAGCCCTGACGCAGGGCGGGCTGGAGCGCGCGCCGCTGTTGACGCCCGTGCCGCACATCCCGACCATAGACACGCCGCTCAACTTCCTCAACTTCGAGGAGAGGCATATTGTCTCTGGCGCGATGGCCAAGCTGGCTAAGTTTCCGGATCAGCTGTCCAATATTATGGAGGTTTTCAAG GACATAGACAAGCAGCAGTGCGGCTCGCTGCCTCGCGTGTCGCTGGACCGCGCGCTCGGGCAGCGGGGGCTGCTGCCGCTGCTGAGTGCCAGGGAGCGGGAGCTCGTGTACAAGTGCTTCGGGTATAGAAAAGGGTGCGGGGATGAG GTGAACTACCGTGCCCTGAGCAAGGCACTAGACATTTTGTTTGCGACTTCGAGCGCGCCGTGCTAA